ATTCGAATTCCCAGATCCCTTAAACGCaacatgccttttttttccttcaacatttgaatatgtaaaagATTTAAGCAAGgacaacaacataaaaagaaaagaataaaaaaaaggtcaatggTGCCGATGCTGTgggcgacctctgaccttttcccTGCGTATGAGCTCGAAGGCGGCGAGCAGCTCGCCGGCGTTCCTGTTCCCCTGGCGAATCGGGAACCAGGCGAGACGGGGCGAGGGCGTCAGGGTGGGCTGGCACACACAGCGGCCCATGAATTCATCCACACCctgggaaatgaaaacaatattccCAAATATAATCTTGACATGTGAAATATgcctttgataaaaaaaagtagacGCTCACGTATGTGTCCTCGTCGTAGAGCTCCACGACGACGTTGGGCGGGTTGGCCATCGTGGCCTCGGGGTCTCCGAAGATCTCCAGCTCGTAGATGATGAGCGTCTGGTCCCAGGTGGGATTCAGAGTGTTCCGCACCGTCACCGTCCGCTGGGACTGATGGAGGAACGACACCACGGCGTAGGGatctggagagaagaagaagaagaagaagaagagaaggtaACGAGAAGCTGCAGGCATCCAGAGATTGAACCGTTTGATTCGACGGGAATCACGAGTTTGGAATTCCTTCCTGAAAAACCACGAGTCGTCCTCAGATTCACCGACGTCTCTTGAACGGAACTTCATTATTCTTCAAAGAGACGATTCCGGCGGTTTTCCACGTTGCAGCACATTAACTTCAAAATCCCGACCACTTCAAAACGTTACTGCAGAACATTTTCCGAGGAATGCGGCGCTGTCGCTACGGATTCATTAAGAGGCAgccatcgttttttttttttacataattacaGTTCAGAATATATGTCACGATTATTTCCTCCTACGAGGAAGTTGTTTGTCTTGGCAGCGATCCGGACAAATCCGGGAATTTTTCTTATCACTTTCTACCAATTTCCCAGTTTATATTTCATGGAtcttggaaaaataaagaaaaatctcaGATATGTTTAGTGGACTGATATTCAGTGTGAGCGATTTGGTAAGGATCCAAATAAAATCCGGATCAGGTGGATGTAAatgttttcagacgtgaacgccggaaaatgttcagaaaattgggtccggactTTTGGACGGCAGCAAAGTCACAGTGCGTCCGGTTTTCACAAGGCTCTGACTGACGTTCCCTACGATGCAGGCGAAGAGGGATGAGGTAATTGTTGGAGCCAGGGAATTCTGGGTCCTGACAAGTATAGCagtatgaacgtgtgtgtgtgtgtgcgtgcgtgtgtgtgtccacactaTCTCGCCGTCCCACTCGGTGACATCAGCAGCTTGGGAATGCCGAGCTTGAGACGGAGGGCTGGGAACGCCGCTCGGAGCGGTTTGTTATTCCAGGTCACAACCACTCCGCTCCAaggtaacacgcacacacacgcactcacacacacacacacacacacacacacacacacacacacgtatgtacagttacacacacacagacagacgagaAGTTTATTATTCCAGGCCGAGTAAAGAGTCTCTGTGGAGCCGTTAGCATCAGAGTAAACAGAAGCTAAGTTGCATTTTCCCACCAGCCCTCAATTAACCCtggaggtgacacacacacacacacacacacacacacacacacacacacacacacacacacacacacacacacacacacacacacacacacacacacgtagactTACATAACCCCCCTgggctgtttgtgttgctgtttataTGAGGTAATGGACTGTTGGGAATGGACATAATTGAATGGGTCACCACgggtggtgggtggtgtgtgtgtgtgtgtgtgtgtgtgtgtgagagagagagagagaggaagcagcagtAGTCAGGACCCCAGGCCGCGGAGGAACATAAACACAACGAAAACTGGgaagagggacggagagagagagaaggatgggaaagacagagggagggaaaatgaagagagggagagagagattcaggAAATAacccagaaagaaagaaagaaagaaagacttgGGTCTCTAATCATGGCCCACCAGACTCACCAGATTAACGCACAACTGAAGCCCATCAATCAATTCTACTCATCCAttcaactctgtgtgtgtgtgtgtgtgtgtgtgtcggaggtCCAGGTATTGCTCATGTTGTGAGGACCTACtgtaaatcaaatgtgtttgtggggACGTCCATACGCGGAAAAAAATGTTAGTCCTGATAACAAACATCAGATTTAAAGTTAGTGTTAGAGTacgagtatgtgtgtgtgtgtgtgtgtagctaacAAGGGTGAGTCAAGGCGAGTGATCGTGATTTATCGTTTCAGTCTTTTGCCAGGATGCtgctgccctctctctctctctctctcagtgtgtttgtgtgtgtgtgtgtgtgtgtgtgtgtgtctctctccctccctccatctccatcatctatcatttctctcctccgtctattcatccctctctttttaAAGCTACGTCTCTGTTTCTAAATCTGAGTCTGCGGTGGGTGTctgattaacacacacacacacacacacacacggtggtcATAGTTTCCacgatgtttctttttttctgtctttactAAGTCTGAGGTACCATTTACCagttttcacacacattcagcgtTTCCGCCACCAGGCAGCGCAGTTCAGCAGCATCAACACTGATCAGTGATCAGACTCACCTGAGAAACTGTCTTTGTCCAGCGCCAGCAGGTCTCTGGCCTGGTACAGGTAGCAGCGCAGGTGGTAGCGGGtgccacctacacacacacacacacacacacatcattatattgaccaaaaataacaaagatgCTATAGATAAAAGCTGAGCGAAAGAGGCACAGGAGAGGATGCGATAACGTTTGTCGTCTTACAGTCGAAGAAACAGGAGATGGTCGGTCTGTTGACGCCGAACGTGGTCGTGACCGACCGGTCGTCACTCTTGTCCTCGATGCTgctctgtgggaggaagaggagggtgagggacGAAGGTCACACTCAGAAAGAACAGTTGAAAGAAAACcacatgaaaataaaggaaTGACATTGCAACAGCTTCTTTCTGCAGGAACCTTCACAATAAGAGAGGGGTTTTGATTCCCTGCTCCCCACACTACATGGCCAAAAGTCTGTGGACACCTCGTCCTCCCCCTCACCAGAGAACACTCCAGAGCGAAGATGGCCGCAGGACCCGTCTTCTCCAGAGGAACCATGCGGCAGCGCCAGCGGCGCCGCCTGAAGCTGTCCGTCTTCCTCGGCTTCAGGTGGAACTTCCAGCCGAACAGCGAGGCGTACTCCCAGCCTTCCCGCTCCGCCTCGTCCGGACGCTGCTGTggacggacacacggacacacacacacagtaaagttCATTTATCATCCTAAACAAACATGTAATATCAGACGTCAGGATGTAAACAAgtgtaaatgtacatttcaaTGTCTCTCTTGCTCATTTGCACAACCACAGCTCTATCTAGTGGCGACTTGATGGAACttccacattattattatatgaaaatTCGGTGATCGACTGTAGAAGGTGAGGAatatttaaggaaaaaaaaaaaaaaaatatgatctaCGTATATCTCCACACACTCTGTCgccctttgtctctgtcttcattcaattcattttaaactttattagTAAGATTTTAATGTCAAATCATGAGTCTggtgatgtatatatatatatatatatatagagtatagagtgtgagtgtgtgtgtgtgtgtgtgtgtttaccttccTGAGGGCGTCCATCTTCTGTTGGTCTCGCCGTCTCATGCGGATCCACCTCCTCCGTCTGTTGGTGTGGTACATCTTCTCTGCCGGGACCCAGGACTTGGGCCGGCGGTCCGGAGGGATGGGGATACCGTACTCCCagcctggagacacacacacacacacacacacacacacacacacacacactgttacttGTCTGTGTGAAGTTTGGCTGTTGTtgaagatgttttcatgttggtgTTCACCTTGATCGTCCACGGCTCTGTTGAGATCTTCGctccactccacctcctcccacgtCCAACCCGGGGGACAGTCCACTTCGTCCTTCGGCACCGCCTTCTCCCCGTTCTGACAATACAAACGTTGTTAGGTTTTTacagagacgacacacacacatgcacacacacacacgcaccacgtCGGTGTATCCCTCCGGCATGCCGATCCACTGTCCGCCCGGTAACCTCATCTGGTTTTCAAACACTTCCTCTGTGAAGGTCATGTGACCGGCGTCCACGTCGTACAGCAGCCTGAGGGtttgtcagcacacacacacacacacacacacacacgttgacacacaaacacaaccaagcACACATAATACAACAACGAGGGAACAACAATGAACAATTATcacatttttgataaaaaacacaatgattggaaatgattgttttttcaaatattttgtagttttttttaaatttttagtattttagtattttgtAGTTTGCTTGAGTTTTCTGTAGTATTTTTGGTACTATTCTCTAGTATTTAGTAATATTCTGCAGTATTTTGTAGTCTTTTTGTAGTATTCTTTAGTTTTCTTTAGCATTTTagagtatttttttgttttctggtaCTTTCTTCTAGTTTTCTGTAGTATTCTGTAGTATTTCAGAGTTTTTTGTAGTATTCTGTAGTCTTTTGAGCATACTTATTTTGAACCTTAtaattttctaaaaataaaatgataaacattGTTTAAGATTCAAAAAGACTGAtagtattatcattattaatactATTATATATGGTGACAGCCTccataacagtgtgtgtgtgtgtgttaacctgtgaacacacactcacgtctTCTCGGGGCTGATGAACCAGTCCCCGTCCCAGCTCCAGCCGGGGGACGGTTTAAAACTCTCCTTGGGCAGTTTGACTCTCCCAGTGACGTCGCTGAACTTGGGGTAGGTGAGACCTGTGGTGCCCCAGCTGCCCACCAGGGCGAGTCGGGTCTGGTTCTCatactgcagagagagagagagagagggagagagggagagcctgagcttcagatcacacacacacacagacacacacacacacagacacacagcaggagTGTGTGACTCACCGTCTCAGTGAACACCGACAGCTTCCCTTCGGCGTATTGGTTGAAGTGTTTGACGTCCGCAGCCAATCCGAACCAGACTTTGACCCTGAGCTGACCGGGAAGTTTGGCCTCTCCACCGCTGCCCTGCggacactgaacaaaacacacacacacacacacacgtcagacagactgtgtgtgtgtgtgtgtgtgtgtgtgtgcctgcgtgtgtctGCGTACCTTGAGGAACACGGTCTGCAGCTGTCCGCAGTGTTTCCCACAGTGCTCCTGGGAGAAGAGGACCGTGTGCGCCGGGATGCGGTGGTAAGCGACCCGCCGGTCGCCCTGCAGCATCCAGATCACTATGTCGGGAAGACTGTTCTGAGGCtgggcgacacacacacacacacacacacacacacacacacacacacacagatagagagagagagtatttaTAATGTcaggaacattttcctgaggagtttatggttcaatctctagtttcaagtcttcttcaatacatgatgttccTTTTGTACATTCTGGTTAATTaagagtcaaatagaccataaagcactgGATATTTTGGGGGCTCAGCGGCGGCGCTCACCTCCTCGGCCATGGTGCGCAGACGGTTGGCCCAGTCCTCCGCCTGCTCCAGCACCGTGGACAGCTCCGTGGCCTCGCCGTCTTTGAGGGCGAGCGCCGCCTCCGAGATCTGCTGCAGGTGCAGAGTGCGGACGTGCCTCAGCGAGCGGTCGAGCGGCGTCGTGCACTGCCACTGGTCGAGCGGGGGCAGCTCCTCACtgcggcgagagagagagcgcgagagtgtgagagagagaaggagatgaaaCATGTTGAACGTGTGAGTCAGGTGGTGTTGTTCACCTGCAGTCTGCGATGACCTGATCCAGCAGCTCCATCACTCgcagctccacctcctccaggtcacttcctgtcttcacCTCCAGCTGCACCCGCTGCAGGTTCGcctcctggacacacacacacacgaacatgcTCTTACTATGAAGGTCTTTAAACTGGGAACaagagcacacacaaacacattgaataAACAGTCACCAGTCTGTGGATGATCTCCAGCAGCATGTTGAGAGCCTCGATCCTCGGCCGGATGTCCTCCCACTCCGAGGACACGACCACCACCGGCTTCACGTTCCCCCACGGCAGGTAGTAGTAGTGGCAGcctgggagacacacacacaaacaaacaaatacataaacagtCGTTATTATGGAAATCATCATGAGCATCACTAAGACAAATTCTGCAgcgaatttttcttttttttgtcactgcagctttttaattttggggttttttgttttgttttccctgagatacaattctttgttttttaaattgataacaatattttttaaacaaaaacaccccaaaaaatccaAGTTTGTCATCATTAGGTTtcttgtgaaaaaaaggaaatatttaacATTGCCAAAAGTTTAAATGTTACTGCAAACATAATCTAATTCATACAcaacacatatatttatttcatgaatttaatttgatttaaattgcTTTACTGCACAATGAAACTTATTTGCTGTCAACAAAAAACTAACTACCGTACTGCCAATTAAACTTACagcacatttacacaaatacTTGAATCCACTTTTGACAATTAGAATTCGCTGGGTATTTCACATGTGGGCCTTGTACGTACCGTCGAACACCGCCCTGCTGAACTGGGTGGTGGAGGCGAGCGGGAGGCAGGTGTAGTCGAACTTGTTGCCGTAGTTGCCGATGCTGACCTCGAACTGGACGGCGTCGTCCACGTCCTGGAGCAGCGTGGCCGAGTAAAACGCCACGAACAGCGAGTACTTCCTCTTCCGGAGGAACTTCTGCTcgacggaaggaaggaaggaaacaacaacaggtgGATGAGCAGATCTGTAATCTGTCCACACATCCACACGTTCATATCCTCTGCTCGTctcacctccaccaccagcaggtCGTCCGACGGGATGTCTTCGGTCTTCTGCTCCGGTTTGTCCACCAGCTTTGTGGTTACTTCGAGTAGAACTCGACCTCTGTAGGCGACGCCCTCCCCCTGAGCGCCGGGACAAGAGAGCAAGGCCTCGTTTACAGTTATTAAAGGTGTGatattcattaaaatgtcacattttgacACATCTGCCAACGTGGAGGACGCAGGGTTtaatgacctatactgcagccagccaccaggcgGCGATCAGGAGGTGTAGGCGTCACTCTTGGGGGCTGTCATGTCGaccatttttacatacagtatgtcctaCCTTGAAATCAAAGTGATGACTAATTGGATTTAAGGTCAAGTCACCTTTCCGAGGTTCAGCGCCTCGTGGGGGTCGTTGAAGGCGGTGAACTCTCTCTGGCTGCCGTACAGGTTGACGAAACACGGACCGAACGTCGGCAGGAATCCAAGGCTGTCATCGACTGTGGGACACAAAATGGACGGCGAGTTTTCATGAGTGACACGGCAGAATGTGGAATTGAGGAAAAGCTTgattgaaaaatgaagaaatgtttcAACCAACGACACAGGATCAGACACAGAGTCAACATTTCGGCAGAATTTAGCGATTGATAGGAATGGATTCAGGAGTTTGAAGAGGAAGAACTGAATCACACAAGATGAAAGAGGTGTAGagaggatggtgatgatggtggacGTACTGCCAGAGTGGACGGTCCGAGGAGTCAAGTCATCTGGATGCATAGAGAGGAAGGACGGTTttaaacacagagaggaacGAAACAGACGTCTTTGAACGCCACACAAAACCCAAACCGATGCTcgtggcaacacacacacaacacacgcaatcctgaaaactgaaaaatgtacaaaccaACAACACCACCGGTGTGAGCAGGAGGCATCTCATTTTTACAGCCATGGCTTCATGTGTTTAAAGTTTTATGCCAATTGATTTTTCAAAAGTGCAACATGAGGCATCACTTCTCGCcattctctccttctttgtGTTGGAGATTTAACTTCGGTCAGTGTGTTTTCCTTAAAGAAATCTGACCTTGTTCACCAAGGACAAGACTTTGTACAAGACAACCAAGAGTGTTCAGCGGACAAACATCGGGTTAGTCTCCATGCGTGTCATCGCAGACATGCTCTGTCAAACTGGGCATACGCTGCAATTTCAAAAAAGACGTAGTGATAGACACTGCACGCTCAGATCATCGAGCCACGACCTGACTGCTAGAACTGTTCGTACCAAAACCAGGAATGTTACCTACGTTAAGCCGTGCAGTCAAAGCCAGCAAACTCGACTGGTAACTCACCGTCTATCTCTCCTCCGGGGGCCGAGATCTTAGACATGCAGAGGTGGGTGGTGCCGATGATGTCGTTGTGACTGGCTCTGTCCCTGGGATAAGAAAAAAACCAGAGACCACATTGTATCAATCGTATTGATCGTGTGTGAAGTGGCCttatacaacaaaaacattatgtaGCATCTGGGATTCACCAGTCCAGGATTCTGATCCTCATCTTCTCGCACATGGAGGGAAACTGGGAAGGAAATAAGATAGCATTCACTGTAAGTATACAATCTTAGAAGCGTAAAAAAGTTgcataataatttaaattttgcgctgtggtgttgtgtgtcTCACTCTTATAGGCATCGCCAGACTCTGGTTCCACTGGGGATTTGCGTTCTTTTCCAGAATCTTAGTGCAGATCTGAAAAGGGAGAAATATCAATCCCATATCAATATGGCTAAATGATGTTCAGACCAAATGATCAAAGTCATATCACACACGCACTGTTTTGCCAGCAAAGTGGATCTCCACCAGCGGGTCCACCAAGTTCTTCCTGTTGCTATCGAACCCCAGAAAGTTCTTCATCCCGTCAATGAAGGCATCGTCCACTGCAAACAGGAAATACATGACCAATCCCTTCTTGTGAAAcgtaaatcattaaaaacataatgacGGGAGTCTCACTCTGTGGTAGGTCTTCAGCTCTGAAGATCCTCAGGGTGAACGTGGCTCCTCTCAGAGAAAGACCGGCCGGCCTCAGCAGGTTTCCCTCGATATCCTCTTTATCCTCCACACACTCACGCTTATCGGCCTGGAAGACGGATACAGATTAATACTATATAATAAACAGATGGAGGCAGTTTAGGTTAAAAGAATAGCTAATGCTACCAGGAATTTTAAaggtatttttaatttttgtttagAGGTATCATGTTGTGAATCTAAGTTttggaaattaataaataaataaatataggcTGAGTTTCTTTTCATCCAATCAGACTCACCGGTGGCTCGTCTCCAGCCGCCAAGACGAACAGGCTGACCTTCAGGTAGCCTTTGACCCCAGCGGAGAGGTCGTCGGGGTCGCACAACAGCAGCCATTTCCTCAAGAAGCAGTGTCCTAAAGAGAGTGGATCGACTCCAAATCAGATTTTACGTAAAAGTTTCGAACTAAACAGTGATAAACTGGAACCGAAAACTtgcctctggactctgaatccataattaatttttaaaaaattaacaaGAGGCAATAACTCATATGCAGAACTTATCACataatgcaaatgtaaaaatctCGTACAAATGTCGAGCGGATATAAACATATACTCACTGTGCTCGTTGTAGACGGTGCCTACGTCCAACTGTGAaaacaattttaacattttgattttcctttttttgtagttgtcaTTTGTAAAATGACGAAAATTCCGCCAGGATGGAAGTTTACCTTGAATTCACCGATGACAGCATCAGTTCTGAGAGAGCGCGAGTCACACACCTGTAGTGGTAGAAAGTACCGTAAGGGAATGATGATATTCTCCAACAGAAATATCACataattgaaacatttttactcaaaagaTATCGcgaaatgtaaataatgaagAATGGAATGAAAGGATTGAGAAGTTCAGACTCACTGTAATGAAGATTGGCTCATCAAACAGGTCTGATGGCATCTCAAAGAAGTTCAGGAAGAACGTCTGTCAACAgacccaaaaataaaatttctgtaacacacactgatTATTTTTGATAATGTTGAAATACTGGTCGGAGGATTTTAAGTGGTTCACCTCATCAAACACCGGGTTATTGCCTTTTCTGATGTGGGTCCTCTTTGTCCGCCCGGCTACTGTCACCTTGACAACGGGCTTGATGTTGATGCCCGGCAACTGTCGCGCCTCGATGACCCGCACACGAACCTGGACAGGAAGACATATGGGCGCGAGaacatgcattattattattatatcagcAAATGAAGCTTTCCAAGACAAGGCTCAGTAatttattagaaaataaaatctgcacGAGTCACTATGAACAGACCATTGACAATGTTTTCAACAGTCTACCTACCTGTAGGTCCTGTGGTTTGTTGGGCAGAGGTTTGTGCTGACTGCTGGctcccttccttcttttcctcagcCCTCCCTGGGTGTTGTAGGATGGTGGGGAACGTTTGGGTGTCTGGGCGGTGGGCGACTCCTTGCCCGTGGGCCCCTGGGTGCCTGTGATGACCATGGACCGTCCATCGTCAGTCCCCTGATCCTCTGCGGGCTCCAGCATAATCAtactctctgtgtcctcctcaccCAACGTGTCCAGAGAAATCACTGcatagacaggcagacaaaaacTTGTCCAAGAAGTCAAATTTACAACTATTTGGCAGACAAATCCGACAGAACTGAGATAAAAATTTGGTGCTACTGGGTTTGAATGACAGCGTAATACTTGTGACGGTGTCCAGCTCCACACTGGGGTTGCTATGGGGAAAAGCCTCAGGCTGGGAGGGAGGCTGGTACAGTGGAACCGATCCTGGAGGAGGGACGTAGGACACCTGAAGGGTCAGCGTGGCCTGATGGGGACAGAGTACACAAAAGGAATGAACCCAAGACCTCCCGCACCCAAATCGAGAATCATACCCATCGACCAATAAATCTCAgagatcaaaaaaataaataatccctTCTATCAAGAGTGTCCAGTCACTACAGAGTAGCACAGTGGGACCAGTAGAAGGTGTAAGCCTTCTGTAGTTTCCTCAAACAGGAGAAAATCATCTTAAGTAATATCCAGTAATGTTTCTGCAAACAAAGGTTTCAGGATCATGTTGGGTAGGACTCTCTATTTGCCTCATTCTACAGCGTGTAGAACAAATATTTGagagtattttgtgttttggtgaCTTGATTCTGTCTTGCGTCATTTGAACTGATGAATACCCCGTACGTCACGCACCTGCACATTGTACCTCCTgtaagacaaacacaaactcgTCATCTCCAACTGACTCTGTGCGAGACATCAATCAGGTCCGCTCCGACGCGGAGAGGAAGACTTTGTTTTCGCTTCAGGAAATGAGGATGGAAAACAGAACGCTATTTCATCTACTGCTGACGAAGACGACTAAAGATGTGGGACATGATTTGCGGGTGAGGACCAATTTGAGTTTCAGCTCTTATGAGGGCTTAAATATTccaaaaggataaaaaaaaaaagaaatagatgagaagcaagagagagagaggacgatgGAGACGGGGTGTGGGTGTAACTCTGCTCTGATTCAGGAATGTCTTCCTCTATTTTGAGATCCAGGCAGGAAACTCTGTGTGATTTATGATTTGTCATTCCTTCACGATACAATGAGGCCATAGATTAATATGTCTGCCCtttgtgttgtatgtgtgttgtatgtgtgtgtgtgagctcaccCCTGTGTTGTTTCTCTTGGTGTCCAGTAGGGAAATGGTGAAGGAGGCGGCCAAGCTGGGAGAGTGTATTACGTCTCTGAGAGCCAGCCGGCATTCCCCCAGGAACCTGAACAGAAAGTAAAGTCCAGTGGCCACAAGTATTGTGATGGACATTGAACATAACAAGTACAACATACCTCCTATTTTTACTGTAACACTTTGATGGTGTCTTCTGGATGGAATAAAGGCATCATAATACAACAAATTTTCTGAATTCATGCGCTCACACTCCCGCCGAGGTCACGCTCTGCTCTAAATGTGCCACGGGAATCAACCAATCATCTAACACATCGGTCGGTGAATGGGTGGAAACACCAATGAACAGACGCGCAGCAAAACCACAATGACAAAGGACGAGCTGATTCTTTCAAGTCTGCCCTCTTGCCCTCTGAAGGGGCACGAATAACATCTCGATGGAGCGGAGCGATCCAAAAATAACTGACCCCTGTCTGTGCCCCAAGTTTGTTCCGATCCGTCCGACAATGCCAACTTATCTCAGTTCCTGCACCGTGAGCGAACCCTCTGAGCTGTGTTTCTGATTGTCTGGATGAGAGAGGATGCAGGATTATGAACTAGGTTTGGACGCACGATCCTGTGGTTGGTTCACGATAAGATGTACGTTGATTGTGTAGTTTTCGAAAATGTATCtagacacagacactgatatTTAGTCTGCTGATGTCAACACATGACTGTCATATCTGGCTTTTTCGATtctttatggatttttttttggctcctgttttattttgaaaccatTTTCCAGGTGTGTGACGATGATTTTACTTCCTGCCCCAATGCGTTTCTCATCTTCTTTCTGACGTCATTTTATGAGCTCGGGAACATCACCGATGACGCGACTCAACGCATCCTTGGATTCATCTTTGAATCATAATTCTCGCAGGTATTTGGTCAGAAACCATAGTATAGGTAGATAAATGATACTGGGACTAAATGACCACCAATGTCAGTACGAGTCATtctctggggaacatgaatgtctgtactaaaatgcaaagaaagaaattcacttga
This region of Scophthalmus maximus strain ysfricsl-2021 chromosome 12, ASM2237912v1, whole genome shotgun sequence genomic DNA includes:
- the dysf gene encoding dysferlin isoform X9, translated to MLRVFILCAERLQTPDDDISDAYCQVIYEGSKKKTKVVKNNPNPVWNEGFEWDLKGIPLVSGAELHCVVKDHEKMGRNRFLGECRLALRDVIHSPSLAASFTISLLDTKRNNTGATLTLQVSYVPPPGSVPLYQPPSQPEAFPHSNPSVELDTVTMISLDTLGEEDTESMIMLEPAEDQGTDDGRSMVITGTQGPTGKESPTAQTPKRSPPSYNTQGGLRKRRKGASSQHKPLPNKPQDLQVRVRVIEARQLPGINIKPVVKVTVAGRTKRTHIRKGNNPVFDETFFLNFFEMPSDLFDEPIFITVCDSRSLRTDAVIGEFKLDVGTVYNEHRHCFLRKWLLLCDPDDLSAGVKGYLKVSLFVLAAGDEPPADKRECVEDKEDIEGNLLRPAGLSLRGATFTLRIFRAEDLPQMDDAFIDGMKNFLGFDSNRKNLVDPLVEIHFAGKTICTKILEKNANPQWNQSLAMPIRFPSMCEKMRIRILDWDRASHNDIIGTTHLCMSKISAPGGEIDVDDSLGFLPTFGPCFVNLYGSQREFTAFNDPHEALNLGKGEGVAYRGRVLLEVTTKLVDKPEQKTEDIPSDDLLVVEKFLRKRKYSLFVAFYSATLLQDVDDAVQFEVSIGNYGNKFDYTCLPLASTTQFSRAVFDGCHYYYLPWGNVKPVVVVSSEWEDIRPRIEALNMLLEIIHRLEANLQRVQLEVKTGSDLEEVELRVMELLDQVIADCSEELPPLDQWQCTTPLDRSLRHVRTLHLQQISEAALALKDGEATELSTVLEQAEDWANRLRTMAEEPQNSLPDIVIWMLQGDRRVAYHRIPAHTVLFSQEHCGKHCGQLQTVFLKCPQGSGGEAKLPGQLRVKVWFGLAADVKHFNQYAEGKLSVFTETYENQTRLALVGSWGTTGLTYPKFSDVTGRVKLPKESFKPSPGWSWDGDWFISPEKTLLYDVDAGHMTFTEEVFENQMRLPGGQWIGMPEGYTDVNGEKAVPKDEVDCPPGWTWEEVEWSEDLNRAVDDQGWEYGIPIPPDRRPKSWVPAEKMYHTNRRRRWIRMRRRDQQKMDALRKQRPDEAEREGWEYASLFGWKFHLKPRKTDSFRRRRWRCRMVPLEKTGPAAIFALECSLSSIEDKSDDRSVTTTFGVNRPTISCFFDCGTRYHLRCYLYQARDLLALDKDSFSDPYAVVSFLHQSQRTVTVRNTLNPTWDQTLIIYELEIFGDPEATMANPPNVVVELYDEDTYGVDEFMGRCVCQPTLTPSPRLAWFPIRQGNRNAGELLAAFELIRREKPTVHHIPGQEGDVTTSTHVFDELMFSGFLSENLQQWPEESDLPYPPPQREPNVFMVPQGIKPVLQRTAIEILAWGVRNLKSFQLAGVTSPSLQVECGGTMIQSCVIRSVKKKPNFDVNTLVLDVRLPREALYMPPIVIKVIDNRQFGRKPVVGQCTIRSLEEFRCSPEEERVAMEEDGEQEGGEGGWRRETPRFTSGDVFVDMDDEEPLVQDQFADGASSAIINLSASSSSLHEEDFMDWWSKFYASTGEMNKCGTYVERGFDTLKVFEREIEKVEGLEGLSDFCQTFKLYRGKTQDQGEDPSVVGEFKGMFKIYPLPDDPSAPAPPRQFRKLPPNGLEECLVRVYVIQARGLQPKDANGKCDPYVKISLGKKTISDHENYVPCTLDPVFGKMFELSCSLPVEKDLRVMLYDHDVLTRDEKIGETVIDLENRFLSRHGATCGLPRSYCVSGVNQWRDQLTPRQLLGRVCERRNLPKPVYQDDVVHFRGCRYTAADLDDKSESKRHLGPLKERLSLHILRKLGLVPEHVETRCLFSPLQPDFEQGRLMMWVDLFPKSLGPAGPPFNVTPRKPKRFFLRCIIWNTSDVILDDVSVTGERMSDIYVKGWLDGHEHNKQKTDVHYRSLGGEGNFNYRFLFPFSYLPAEQVCVVERKEHFWSVDKAETKLAPKLTVQIWDNDRFSFDDYLGHLVMDLNHMLRPAKSPGTCDLQLLQQSADALVSLFEQKTVKGWWPCTCEVNGQKIIAGKVEMSLEIVTEPEQEERPAGLGRDEPNMNPHLEEPQRPETSFLWFSSPFKTLKFILWRRFKWFIVLFVLLFLLFLFFGVFLYSFPNYVAMKMVGPFGPAKAAQ